ACCGCCTGCCCGGTGCGCGTGCAGATGAGGGTCACGGTGCCGTTGCGGTCGATGTTCAAATCCTCGCCCCGCAAGCCTTGCCAGGTGGCGAGATACTCCAGCGTGCCGTTCAGCGGCTTGTCATCCTGGCGTTTCTTTTCGACGCCCCCTTTCCACGCCAGCAGGGGCAATTCGCCTCGCTCCGCTTGGCTGGCCAATTCCGGTTCATCGCTCCGCTTCTGCCGTCCCCGTTCCCAGCACCAAATCAAGCCGCCATCCGGACCCAGCCACAGCTCCTCCCAACTGAGTCCCTCACGAATCGGCTGGCGGATCGAACGCTGCACGTGCGACAGTCTCGAAGCTGTCATTGATGGGAACCTCTCCCGGAGCCGTCGCCGGATTCTGCTCCCCTGGCATCCACGCGAAGTAAGCGGCAGGAGCCGCGTTGGGGGCGGATCGCCCAGTGCCGGGAATACCTCCATCCTCTTATCCTGCCTGCGAAATTGTATGATACCCATGTCTCCGAAGGGGAGATAGGAGAAGGGGGGAGGAAAGCGGCACGAGCGGGGGTAGCTGATTGAGCGGGGGAAGCAGCGGGCGGGCCGATCCTTTCCAGCGGAAGCCAGAATCAGGAGCGTCCATGAAGCGGATTCGCATCGGCAACGGCTGTGGTTTCTGGGGGGACAATCTGGATGCTCCCGCCCGCCTTGTGCGGGAGGGCCGATTGGATTATCTGACGCTGGAGTATCTGGCCGAACTGACGATGTCGATTCTGGCGATCCAGAAGCAAAAAAATCCGGCCCTGGGTTATGCCACAGATTTTCTGGATGTGCTCCGTTCCCTGGCGCCTCTTTTGCGGCAGCAACCTCAGTTGAGGATTGTGACCAACGCGGGGGGAATGAATCCACACGGCTGCGCACACGCCGCACGGGACATTCTCCGGCAGCACGACTTGGACGATTGGCGCATAGCGGTCGTCCGTGGGGATGACCTGATGCCGCGGCTGGATGAATTGTTGGCAGAGGGGCACCTCTTGCACCATCTCGATACGGGCGAGCCGTTGACTACGCTCCGGGAGCGGGTGGTGAGCGCCAACGTCTATCTGGGGGCGAAACCGATTGTGGAGGCGCTCAAACAAGGGGCGCGATTGGTGATCACGGGGCGGGTGGCGGATGTGTCGCTGACCGTGGGACCGGCAGTTTATGAGTTCGGCTGGGGATTCGGAGCGGCGGACCTGGATCGTTTGGCAGCGGCCACAGTCGCAGGCCATCTCATCGAATGCGGGGCGCAAGTCACCGGCGGGCTGTGGATCAACGCGACGGAACAGACCCGGTTGGCCGAGGTGGGCTACCCCATCGCCGAGATAGCGGAAGATGGCACCTTTGTCATCACGAAACCGGCGGGCAGCGGCGGGGCCGTCAATTGGGAAACCGTCTCCGAACAACTGCTTTACGAAGTGGGCGACCCGCGAGCCTACTACACGCCGGATGTCGTGGCCGATTTCACCGCGGTAACTCTGGAAGAGCGGGAACCGGATGTCGTGGCCCTTCGTGGAGCCTGTGGCGTGACCGTGACGGACACCTACAAAGTGTCGGTGGCTTACCGGGATGGTTACATGGCCGCCGGGACGCTGGTAATCGTTGGCCCTGATGCCATCTCTAAGGCCCGAATGTCGGGTCAGATTCTTCTGGAGCGTTTACGCCACGCCGGCTGGACCTACGAGCGGAGTTACGTGGAAGTTTTGGGAGCAGGGGACGCGGTGCCCGGCGTCGGGGTCAGAAGCGGAGAGCCGCCAGAGGTGGTTCTGCGGGTCGCTGTTCATGACTCACGCCGGGAAGCGGTGGAGCGGTTCACCCGCGAGTTTGCCCCGCTGGTGACTTCCGGCTTCGCCGGGACGACGGGTTACACCACGGGCCGGCCTCCCGTGCGAGAAGTCCTGAGCTTCTGGCCCGCCCTCATCGCTAAATCGGCCGTGACCCCCCAAGTGGAGCTTCTGCCATGACAGCACCAGTCACGCCCGCCGACCGCCCCCAGGTTCCCCGCCATTCGATCCACTTGGCCGACTTAGCGCACGCCCGCAGCGGGGACAAAGGCAATCATGCGAACATCGCCGTTTTGGCCTATACCGAGGAAGGGTATGCCTTCCTGCGCGAGTTTCTCACCGCCGAGCGGGTGGCTCAGTTCTTCGCATCCCTCCAGCCGAGCAAAGTCGAACGCTACGAGGCCCCCAACGTGCGCGGCCTCAACTTTGTGCTCTACGATGTCCTCGATGGCGGAGCAAGCCGATCCCTGCGCTCCGATAGCCAGGGAAAAGCGCTCGCCGTGGCGCTCTTGCAGATGCCTTTGACGCTGCCCTCCCATGTGGACTTGGAACGCTGCCGCCGGCAAAACCGGGCGAACTCTTGAGGGTTTCCGCAATTGCTCTCTCAGCTTCCCGCAGTCGCTGCTGGATGCTGGAAACGTGCCGAGAGAACGATGGCCCGAACTGATCAAGGACTGCCTTTGCCGTCTCAGGTGTGGGGATGCAGGTTTGGCAAATCTGTCGGGAGCTATCGGCCAGGAGAGTGACGCATGACGGGGGTAGTGCTTTACGAACTCCGGGGAGCCGCGGCGTGGATCACCCTCAATCGCCCGGACCGGCGCAACGCCCTGTCCCGCGAGTTGATCGAGGGCTTGGATCGGGCCGTGCGCCAGGCCGCCCAGGAGAGCAGGGTCCGCTGCGTGGTACTTACGGGAGCGGGATCGGCATTTTGTGCCGGGATGGACCTGGAGGAATTGCGCCAGTCCCTCAGTGCGGAAGCGGCCTTGATTTGGCAGGATGCGCAACGCTTAGCCGCTCTATATGACTTCCTCTACCGCCTGCCAAAGCCGACCATTGCCGCGGTCAACGGCCCTGCCGTGGCCGGTGGGGCGGGCCTGGTCAGTGTCTGCGATTTGGCCGTGGCGGTGGCCTCCGCCCGGTTCGGTTATCCCGAAGTCCGCCGGGGCCTGGTAGCGGCGATGGTCATGCCGCATCTTCTCCGT
The genomic region above belongs to Thermogemmata fonticola and contains:
- a CDS encoding acyclic terpene utilization AtuA family protein → MKRIRIGNGCGFWGDNLDAPARLVREGRLDYLTLEYLAELTMSILAIQKQKNPALGYATDFLDVLRSLAPLLRQQPQLRIVTNAGGMNPHGCAHAARDILRQHDLDDWRIAVVRGDDLMPRLDELLAEGHLLHHLDTGEPLTTLRERVVSANVYLGAKPIVEALKQGARLVITGRVADVSLTVGPAVYEFGWGFGAADLDRLAAATVAGHLIECGAQVTGGLWINATEQTRLAEVGYPIAEIAEDGTFVITKPAGSGGAVNWETVSEQLLYEVGDPRAYYTPDVVADFTAVTLEEREPDVVALRGACGVTVTDTYKVSVAYRDGYMAAGTLVIVGPDAISKARMSGQILLERLRHAGWTYERSYVEVLGAGDAVPGVGVRSGEPPEVVLRVAVHDSRREAVERFTREFAPLVTSGFAGTTGYTTGRPPVREVLSFWPALIAKSAVTPQVELLP
- a CDS encoding enoyl-CoA hydratase-related protein — its product is MTGVVLYELRGAAAWITLNRPDRRNALSRELIEGLDRAVRQAAQESRVRCVVLTGAGSAFCAGMDLEELRQSLSAEAALIWQDAQRLAALYDFLYRLPKPTIAAVNGPAVAGGAGLVSVCDLAVAVASARFGYPEVRRGLVAAMVMPHLLRHVGERAARWLLLTGELLDAREAFRIGLINAVAEDLPQLFQTVEEWIGYLIQGGPEALARTKELLARCTPQALPVEELARGSAEPRLGEECRQGLAAFFEKRLPPWAVPSDAG
- a CDS encoding AtuA-related protein — translated: MTAPVTPADRPQVPRHSIHLADLAHARSGDKGNHANIAVLAYTEEGYAFLREFLTAERVAQFFASLQPSKVERYEAPNVRGLNFVLYDVLDGGASRSLRSDSQGKALAVALLQMPLTLPSHVDLERCRRQNRANS